One genomic segment of Betaproteobacteria bacterium includes these proteins:
- a CDS encoding HAD family hydrolase, producing the protein MRLALFDLDNTLLSGDSDFEWAQFLIGKGVLDREVYEARNLHFYDQYRAGTLDIHEFLDFQLKPLSRHPRSVLDAWHREFMAQRIAPLIGDPARQLLQRHADDLRVIITATNSFVTGPIASAFGVEHLIATDPEAVNGEFTGRVHGTPCFREGKVERLQAWLAARGTTIGQCAGSWFYSDSLNDLPLLALVSNPVAVDPDDTLRRHAEERGWPVISLR; encoded by the coding sequence ATGCGCCTTGCCCTCTTCGACCTCGACAACACGCTGCTGTCCGGCGACAGCGATTTCGAATGGGCGCAGTTCCTGATCGGCAAGGGCGTGCTGGATCGCGAGGTCTACGAGGCGCGCAACCTGCATTTCTACGACCAGTACCGCGCAGGCACGCTCGACATCCACGAGTTCCTCGACTTTCAGCTGAAACCGCTGTCGCGCCATCCGCGCAGTGTTCTCGACGCGTGGCACCGCGAGTTCATGGCGCAGCGGATCGCTCCGCTGATCGGCGATCCCGCGCGGCAACTGCTGCAGCGTCACGCCGACGATCTGCGCGTCATCATCACCGCGACGAACAGCTTCGTGACCGGACCGATCGCCAGCGCATTCGGCGTCGAGCACCTGATCGCAACCGATCCGGAAGCGGTGAACGGCGAATTCACGGGCCGCGTGCACGGTACCCCGTGTTTCCGTGAGGGCAAGGTCGAGCGCCTGCAGGCGTGGCTCGCGGCGCGTGGAACCACGATCGGGCAGTGTGCCGGCAGCTGGTTCTACAGCGATTCGCTGAACGACCTGCCGCTGCTCGCGCTGGTGTCGAACCCGGTCGCGGTGGATCCGGACGATACCCTGCGCCGGCACGCGGAAGAGCGCGGATGGCCCGTCATCAGTTTGCGCTGA